In Candidatus Roseilinea sp., one DNA window encodes the following:
- a CDS encoding GntR family transcriptional regulator, whose protein sequence is MSSTLPPPRKKSPTNLRYKSLSPLDKLRAKVYNFKRIIIWYTMFQKIEREATLSELVGRQIQDLIVERQLKPNDRLPAERDLAEQFGVSRTVVREAVRGLAAKGLLEVTPGRGGTIVRLPTAETMSEMMSLFLRGDERTMDYENLVEVRRVLEVAIAGFAAERRTPEDLQEMAHILEETLKVGDDRDHYVKWDLAFHQALARATHNRLFPLLLESVNELMIEVRQLAFRTLGAPARSYRYHKAIFDQVRAGDAEGAREAMRDHLIEAEDTLRKALAMQSQGNASAQASSKRAKRKR, encoded by the coding sequence ATGTCGTCTACTTTGCCTCCGCCGCGCAAAAAGTCACCCACGAATCTGCGCTATAAGAGCCTTTCGCCACTTGACAAACTACGCGCGAAAGTTTACAACTTCAAACGTATCATCATATGGTATACCATGTTTCAGAAAATCGAACGCGAAGCAACGCTATCTGAACTCGTCGGCCGGCAAATCCAGGACTTGATAGTGGAACGGCAGCTCAAACCCAACGACCGCTTACCCGCCGAGCGCGACCTGGCCGAACAGTTCGGCGTCAGCCGGACGGTGGTGCGCGAGGCAGTGCGCGGGCTGGCCGCCAAGGGCCTGCTGGAGGTGACGCCCGGCCGCGGCGGCACGATCGTGCGTCTACCCACCGCCGAGACCATGAGCGAGATGATGTCGCTCTTCCTGCGCGGCGACGAGCGCACGATGGACTACGAGAACCTGGTGGAGGTGCGCCGCGTGCTCGAAGTCGCCATCGCCGGCTTCGCCGCCGAGCGTCGCACGCCGGAAGACCTGCAAGAGATGGCGCACATCCTCGAGGAGACGCTCAAGGTCGGCGACGACCGCGATCACTATGTGAAGTGGGATCTGGCGTTTCATCAAGCGCTCGCCCGTGCCACGCACAACCGGCTCTTCCCGCTGCTGCTCGAATCGGTGAACGAGCTGATGATCGAGGTGCGGCAGCTCGCCTTCCGCACGCTGGGCGCGCCGGCGCGCTCCTATCGCTACCACAAGGCCATCTTCGACCAAGTACGGGCCGGCGACGCCGAAGGCGCGCGCGAGGCCATGCGCGATCACCTGATCGAGGCGGAGGACACGCTACGCAAGGCGCTAGCGATGCAAAGTCAAGGCAACGCAAGCGCGCAAGCTTCGAGCAAACGCGCTAAACGCAAAAGGTGA